In Helianthus annuus cultivar XRQ/B chromosome 9, HanXRQr2.0-SUNRISE, whole genome shotgun sequence, the following are encoded in one genomic region:
- the LOC110877961 gene encoding protein FANTASTIC FOUR 3, translating into MSIILCRQPSMDSSHVLEATTMRLKLVLPKPVDYYFKPEINSYLYNQRSLKLSQKSLELCTESLGSETGSEMSDNDAIFSVPTSVTKSRRDRVESKKVLPRSLPPPLMTMSGSKLFQVRPHREGGRLVIEATETNFGNACLHAERSDGRLRLTCWKNVQGDLDMGSHENDMKESEKSEDEIEKNVVIETHKRLRRCNEDHEYGDKGICCNWEPCCWVATS; encoded by the coding sequence ATGTCTATAATTCTCTGTCGGCAGCCTTCTATGGATTCCTCTCATGTCCTAGAGGCAACCACCATGAGGCTCAAACTGGTTTTACCCAAACCAGTTGATTATTATTTTAAGCCAGAAATAAACTCATATCTTTATAACCAAAGATCATTAAAACTCAGCCAAAAAAGCCTTGAGCTTTGCACCGAAAGCTTAGGCAGCGAAACAGGCAGTGAAATGAGCGATAACGACGCCATTTTTTCCGTCCCTACATCGGTGACAAAGAGTCGAAGAGATCGGGTGGAGTCAAAGAAGGTGTTACCGCGAAGCTTGCCACCTCCATTGATGACTATGAGTGGATCAAAACTGTTTCAAGTTCGGCCTCATCGTGAAGGAGGGAGGCTGGTTATCGAAGCGACAGAGACGAACTTTGGGAACGCTTGTTTACATGCCGAAAGGAGCGATGGCAGGCTTCGGTTGACATGTTGGAAGAATGTACAAGGGGATTTGGATATGGGAAGCCATGAAAATGACATGAAGGAGTCAGAGAAGAGTGAGGATGAGATAGAAAAAAATGTAGTGATTGAAACACATAAGAGGTTGAGAAGGTGCAATGAAGATCATGAGTATGGAGATAAAGGGATATGCTGTAATTGGGAGCCTTGTTGTTGGGTGGCTACATCTTAG